CTGGTAACCATCAGTCACCGTGCCCTGCTCCCCATCTAAACCAGCTGCCATGGGAAGGCAGGAAtgagctgagcacagcagggcaggtcctGCTCCAGTGTCATGGTCAGGGATGCTCAGGTGCGTTCCTGGGGGCCAAAGCACCAGTGGGCAGCaatggcagcaggggagggtccctgtgtgggcagcaatggcagcaggggagggtccctgtgtgggcagcaatggcagcaggggagggTCCCTGTGTGGATCCAGGAGCCCTGGGCAccaccccagtgctgccccagagccccgcTCACCTCTTGCGCAGGATGATCTGGAACTCGGGGTTGTGCAGGCTGGTCACTGACACGTAGGGCAGCTCAAACTCCTGCAGCTTCCTCACAACTGCGGGgaaacagcagctcagcagccctctgggcagcaggagcccctCGGCCCCACACCAGGGTGCccccaggagcacagctgtgcccccagccagggcagggcccaAGCACACAGCCCTCACTgcaggcaggggcacagcacGTGTCCCACCCACAGTGGGCTCTACTCACAGGAGAAAGCTCCATCCTTGGTCTCCCTCACTAGGAAGAGGCTGAAGTAGCCAACCAGGTCATCTGGCAGATCCAGCTTGGAGGCCACAGCCTGGGAGGAAGAGCAGGACAGTCCCAATAGAGTCCCAGCATGGTGGCCAGACCCAGCCCATGTGCATCCTCCCAACAGCAGCAAGGCAGCacctctgctgccctgagccaggcCTGGGCTCCTGGCAACCAGGAAACAGCGAGGGGACCCCAAACACCAGTCTGGACCCAGACACACCCTGCAGCACACCcattccagctcccagctctcagccccaccaggtcagccctgctccagggtgggcagatggcaggggagggcaggggggctACCAGGCTGAGAGAGCCCCAGCCATGTTGGAAAGCCCAGGAGGCAGCAAGAGGGGCTGGTCCCAGCCAGCAGGACAGCTGTGGCACCTCGAGGACATCCTCTGTCTGGTCCGACGTCAGGATGGTGACCTTGACCTTCTGCCCGTTGGAGagcagcacctccagcagcacctcctccGTGGGGATCTGCTGCGTCTCCTGCACAGAGAAGAGCACTGgcacccagcccctcctgcacagAGGGACAGCACTGGCACCCAGCCCCTCGTGCACAGAGGGACAGCGCTGgcacccagcccctcctgcacagagggacagcactggcacccagcccctcctgcacagAGGGACAGCACTGGCACCCAGCCCCTCACACAGCCCGGGGGCACAGAGccgccccaggtgtgccctcacctgCTGGGCCTTGCGCAGGAAGCTGTTGAAGGTCTCGCTGCCGCCCAGCGTCGGGTCCTGCCgcactgcaggaggggcacGAGCGGTCAGGGATCCCGcgggaagggacagggacacacagcactgcctggggcCAGCCAGGAAcccccctgcacagccccactgtgccagagcagggcaggggctggcacaggagctggcACCCAGGGGACAAGGCCATCAAacgccagggctgccctgggaggtgCAAGCGGCACCGCAGGGAacggagcagggcagggaggacaGCTTACCAGCCTGCATGTACTTCTCCAGCTGCTCTCGGCGCTGCTCTACCTCTGCTGGGGTGAGCGTGAAGATCTTCTTTGGGGGGAAGGCTGGGACCACGTTGGCACCATActccttccttagctgggacgAGAACagagtgctgctgcagcatccccacccTCGCTGACCCGCAGGGCCAGCGAGGGGAGCAGAGAGCTCCCAGCACCCTGAGCCCCGCAGGAaggtgaggagcaggagctctgcCCCGGTGTCCCCGTACCTGCTCGTGCAGGCCCAGGAGCTGGCTGTAGCGCACCCGGCAGTGCAGCACCCCGTTCACGTGGATGTTGTAGgcctgcagggagagaggcCGCTCAGagacagcactgccagctgcAGGAGCCCCCCAGGAGATGCCCAGGGAGCCCCCAGGAAAAGGCAACATCCCTGAGCACTCTGCCCGAGGGCAGAATGGTTCAGGAATATGAGCACACCCAGGAGATGTGCCACTGGACAGCAGGAAGGTCTGACcctgtgtgcccagccctggggagcacagagccacgctgcagccccacggacagggacagccctccCCACTGCCAGGGCTTCACAAGGAACAGGTCCTGGCTGAGCTCTGGCTCAAACCCTGCTGATGCCACAGGCTGAGCGCAGCTGGgagtgcagagcacagggaacacctggctgagcacagctgggagtgcagagcacagggaacacctggctgagcacagctgggagtgcagagcacagggacacctggcagagcacagctgggagtgCAGAACGCACAGGAACAcctggcagagcacagctgggagtgcagagcacagggaacacctggctgagcacagctgggagtgcagcacacacagggaaCACCTGGCTGAGCACACAGGGAACAcctggctgggcacagctgtgagtgCAGAACGCACAGGGAACACCTGGCTGAGCACACAGGGAACACCTGGCACCCCCATggtccagctcccagcacctcaCCCTACACACAGAGTCCCTTCAAGGACAGCGGTGTCCTGCCGCCCCCACAGCACCGTTTGGGAGGGCGAGAGGATGGCCATGAGCCCGCAGCCAGCCACggcagcccagcccggcctccAGGGATGCCCCCAGtgccctcctgctcctgggcaccGCCCAGCCAGGCCGGGGCTCACACGGGCACCTCGCCACCCAAAGCAGCCCGgtgcctgggggctgctgcgGGGCACCGGGAGGGACGGGCAGCCCCGCACCTGCCCACATCAGGGCTCTCCATCAGCCGcggctcctgcccagccccgggCTCTGCCCCAGGCCCGAGGAGCCCCGGCAGCGGCGGAGGGCAAAGGGCAGGGGGGTCACAAGGACGAAATGCCTCGAGGGCTGCCCGCTCCTGCGGCCCGTGAGCAACTGCAGCTCCCGCGGATGGCCAGGGCTCTGCATCGCCGCTCACACCGGGACCGGGCTGCCCCATCGGGACCGTGCCCCACCGCGGGTCCCGGGGCATCCCCGGAGAGCGATCTCGGCACCGGGGCCAGCGTGGGTGTTGGAGcgcagggctgcccaccctcccCCCGAGAGCGAGCAGCGATCCGGACCCTGCGCCGGCCTGGGGGCTCTgccggccccgggcagggcTCCGGGCACTCGGAgtcccggccccgctccggaGGCGCTCACGGCGCACGGACCAAAACAGGAAGCCGGGACAAACGGACGGACGGGCGGGCCAGGATGAGCCGGGGCTGGGATGGGACCGGACGGGGCCCGCGCGGGctgcccgcccccgcccgcggcACCGGGCAGGGCAAGGTCCGGACACCCGGGGCTGCTCCGGGACCTCCCGCGCCCCATCCGGAgccgcgggggcggcggggcccgaTCCCTGCtcggccctggcacagggcgcCGGCCGGGGATGGCGGAGGGCCGGGACCTGCCCGCCTCGCCCGgccccggtcccggtcccggtcctgATCCCGATCCGCCACCGCGCCGGGGCTGCGGACCCGCACGGCCCCAGCGGGGCCGCACCGCACTCGGGCCGAGGAGCCGCGCCACCCACTCGGCTCCGTTCTGCGGGGCGGCTCCGTGCTGCGGGACAGCTCCGCTCCCTCGGCCTCGCTCACCACGTAGGCGGGGGCGCCGCCGTCCCCGGCGCGGGTCTCGGTCTCGGGAATGGAGAAGTGCATGGCCGGGCCGAGCGCGCCCCCGCTAcccgcctcccgccgccgccatcTCGGGCCAGCACTCCCCGCGATGGCGCGGCCGGCAGCACCGCCCGCCCCAGggccgccccgctccgccccgcccggggccgtcGCTCTCCGCCCGCCCCGCTtggccccgctccgcccgccccggggccgccccgccgtGCCGTGCCCGCCCCGCCCCGAGCGGCCCCGCCGGGGCTGCAGGCGCGCCCGCAGCGCGTGCCCGCGGCGGGACGGGACCGGGGGGCGGGGCCCGGAGGGAGCCCCGGGAACGGACCGGCCCGCACCGGGGGTGACGTCACCGCGTCACGGAGAGCGGCGGACGTGCGCGGTCACGTGGCGCCGCCTGGCCGGCAGGAGGCGCTGAGGGCGGCGCCATGGCGGAGCGTGAGCGCGAGGGTGAGTGCGGGACCGGACACGGGGACCGGCTCCGGGACACCGGCACCGGGACGAGACCCGGCCGCGCTCACACTCCCGTCATTCTAGGTGCGATCCCCGAGGGAGCTGCGCCAGTGGCGGCGGGACCGCAggtgagcggggccggggccggggccggtgTGAGGCCGGGGctgcggagcggggccgggccgctgACGCTGTGTGCCCACAGGCGCCGGAGCTCTCCcgggaggagaagctgcagctgcggaaggagaagaagcagcagaagaagaagaagaggagcgAGAAGGGGCCGTCGGCCGAGCCCGCAGAGCTGGGGGCGCCCCCCGAAGCGGGGCAGCCGCGGGGTGAGCAGCGCCGGGCTGGCAGCGCCCGGAGCGCGCAGGGTCTTACAGCGGGACCCCTGGGGTGTAGACCCGGTCCGTGCCCCGGTTCGGGCCCTCGGCCGGCCGTGTTGCCGTGGGGACTGCAGTACAGAGAGCCCAGTCCCCTGCTCCGGGAGCGCGGGGCTGCCCCggcgtgccgtgccgtgccgtgccgtgccgaggGCCTGGAGCCCCTTAGGGCCCGGAGGGCTCTCCCTGCCGCGGGCTGCCCCTCGCACTGGGCTGCATCTCccggccaggctgggcacaggctcCCCTTTCCTCCCcgcagcagctgctcagcccacgtccccccctgcccccgctgATGGCCCCGGTGACGGCGAGAAACCCGCGGGTGGCAAGAGCAAAGCGGAGCTGCGAGCGGAGCGCCGGGCTAAGCAGGAGGCTGAGCGGGCCCAGAAGCTGGccaggaaggcagagctgagccaggcaGCCACGGCGGCCAAGCCCCGGCAGAGCCCCACCGAGCCGCAGTCCAGTAAGGCTGTCAGCACCACGGGGTGGGGAGCAGAGGGCGGGCGAGCAGGACGGGAGGGTCTGCTGTGGGCTCGGGCGAGGGATGCCCGTGTCATCCATTCGTGCTCTGGGTTCtgcctgtcccagggtgctgccCTGCCTTCCCTGAATTTGGGGGCACCAAAGCAGCTTGGTCTCACCCCAGCCATCCTTGCAGTGGTGAAGCGGCTGCCAGAGCATGTGCAGGTGGATGACCCTGCTGCCCAGAGGAAACTGGCCAAGaagctggagaggcagcaggTAGGAGGAGGACTGGGTGACAGGCTGCACACTggggcagctgtgctgcagagggcCTGGGGGGGCACATGGTGGGACCAGAGCCTGCTCTCTGAAGGGCACAGGGGAACTTTGCATGCCCTGAGCAAGTGCTGGGTGTGACCAGTGGccctggaaggagcagagcacagggtgAGCCATCACCACACTTGCCTGCAGGTACCTCTGAGGCAGGACTATGGCACCAAGGTGAACCTGTTCTCCCACCTCCACCAGTACAGCCGCAAGAAGCCACTGACGCAGCAGATGAGGTACagggcctccccagcccagggctctgctctggctggcctggctgcagaaTGGCTCTGTAGGAGGGCTGTCATAGTCCTGCATGTGGGATACGCCTGATGGAGTGGTGGGGGACATTTTGCTTGCTTTGGGGACTGGCAGTAGGGACAGCCCATTATCTTATGGGGAGAGTGCAGGGCCACAGCAGAAGGGGCTGTGGGGTGAGCCTGGCTCCTCAGGTTACTGCCAGCCCCCTTCCTGGGCTGTCCCTTGGGTTGTTGGGCTGGGGCTCATAAATGTTGGGTGTTCTGGGCCGCAGAGGTGCTGACAGCTCCCTCCCCTGgtccctgcagcatcccctcCACAGTGATCCACCCCGCGGTGATGCGCCTGGGCCTGCAGTACTCGCAGGGCATCATCAACGGCTCCAACGCCCGCTGCATCGCGCTGCTCGAGGTCTTCAAACAGGTACCTGAGCAGCCACCTGGCAGCAGGGGCTCTGTGCTGCGTGCAGGAGTGTGTTCTGTAccctccctgctggggctgtgtctgtgGTCAGTTGTCCTCAGCCTCTTCCTTTGGGTCGTGCACGGCAGGGAATTGTGTGGCGCTGCCACTGCTGTTTGtgtgcctggagcagcccctgcccctccagGCAGCGTGTCAGGCTGTGCAGGACGCGTGTGCCCCGACACCTGTGCCCTGAGATCACACTCCCTTTCTTCTCGTCCCAGCTGATCCGGGATTACTCCACTCCCCCCAATGAGGAGCTGTCGCGGGACCTGGTGGCCAAGCTGAAGCCACACATCAGGTGagggctcccagtgccagagcagagggaccAAAGCTCCTCAGAGTGTGGTCCATTGTTCACATCTCTGGGTCGGTGTCCACCCAAACTTTGGCTGACTTTCCTAGGCCGCTGCCTTCCTGCCCACCGTCCCTCTCCCTGCCTTGGCCCTCCAGGCTGCTTTGGAGCTAAGCCCCTTTCTTGTGCAGCTTCCTGAACCAGTGCCGGCCTCTCTCAGCCAGCATGGGCAATGCCATCAAGTTCCTCAAGAAGGAGATATCGTGCCTGCCTGACACCCTGAGAGAGGATGAGGTGAGTGGCAGGCTCCAGGCCCTGGGTgaaggagctgagcagggatgggatgcaGACTCAGAAGGGTGGAATTGAAAGCTTGTTACTAGGGGGAAGAGCCTGATGCCAACCTGGCTCAAAtcagggagctgctgagagcAAGAAAGTCTGTATGTGATGTCTCTCCCCAGGCAAAGGAGAAGCTCCAGGACGTGATCGACAAATACCTGCGAGAGAAGATtgtcctggcagctgaggcCATCTCAAGGTCTGCCTTTGAGAAGATCAATGACCACGACGTGATCCTGGTGTATGGATGGTGAGCACGGAGCACATCCTGTGGGTAGGAGGAGGGAATGGAGCAGCGtgggaggggaggctgtgctggtCCTGCCTGGTGTGAAGTTGGATTCCAAGAACCCCAGAGCCACAGCTCCCTCCACCCAGGGCACTTACAGAGAAACCAGGGCTGTTCACTGGATTTTAAACAAACTGCAACAAAGTCAAATGCCAGGAAGCAAAAATACAGCAGTTTGCATCCCAAGAAGTAGAGGTGGGGAAAAGAACCAGAGATTGGTGCAGCAGGAGGCTGggtgtgctgggcagagcaaggagcaggggcaggaggcCAGTGCAGGGCAGGAGTTGGTGAGAGGCTGTGGAGGGGCACAGTCCCTTGTGCTGACACAGACAGggagctcagtgctgctgccagggagggcTGAGACCTTTCCCAGAGTGTGTCCTTGTGCGAGGACAGGGAGACATTGTCCCCTGGGAGCCGTCgtggcaggagggctctggaggGGCAGCGCTCACCAGGGTGAGGGTGGGCGTTGGGGATGAGGGTGGGCATTGAGGGTGGTTATTGAAGATGAGGGTGGGCGTTGGGGATGAGGGTGGGCATTGAGGGTGGGCgttgaggatgaggatgggcgTTGGGGATGAGGGTGGGTGCTGAGGGTGGTTATTGAAGATGAGGGTGGGCGTTGGGGATGagggtgggtgctgggggtgaCGGTGGTTATTGAGGATGAGGGTGGTTATTGAGCATGAGGGTGGGCGTTGAGCATGAAGGTGGGCGTTGAGGGTGAGGGTGGGTACTGAGGGTGAGGGTGGTTATTGAAGATGAGGTGGGCATTGAGGATGAGGGTGGGCGTTGGAGATGAGGGTGGGTGCTGAGGGTGAGGGTGGTTATTGAGGATGAGGGTGGTCGTTGGGGATGAGGGTGGCCAGTGAGGGTGGTTACTGAGCATGAGGATGGCATCGTGGCCCGGCGGGAGCCTGCTCCAGAGGAGGGCAGCCCCTGACAGGCGGCGCTCTGCTGCAGCTCGTCGCTGGTGAACCGCACGCTGTGCGACGCCCACGCCAAGCAGGGCCGCGCGTTCCGCGTGATCGTGGTGGACAGCCGGCCGCGCCTGGAGGGCCGCGAGACGCTGCGGCGCCTGGTGCGGCACGGCATCCACTGCACCTACGTCATGATCAACGCCATCTCCTACGTGCTGCCCGAGGtgaggggctgctgtgggctggggagggggcgtcTGTCAGGGCccacactgtcaca
This sequence is a window from Zonotrichia albicollis isolate bZonAlb1 chromosome 3, bZonAlb1.hap1, whole genome shotgun sequence. Protein-coding genes within it:
- the EIF2B4 gene encoding translation initiation factor eIF2B subunit delta isoform X1; its protein translation is MAEREREGAIPEGAAPVAAGPQAPELSREEKLQLRKEKKQQKKKKRSEKGPSAEPAELGAPPEAGQPRAAAQPTSPPAPADGPGDGEKPAGGKSKAELRAERRAKQEAERAQKLARKAELSQAATAAKPRQSPTEPQSMVKRLPEHVQVDDPAAQRKLAKKLERQQVPLRQDYGTKVNLFSHLHQYSRKKPLTQQMSIPSTVIHPAVMRLGLQYSQGIINGSNARCIALLEVFKQLIRDYSTPPNEELSRDLVAKLKPHISFLNQCRPLSASMGNAIKFLKKEISCLPDTLREDEAKEKLQDVIDKYLREKIVLAAEAISRSAFEKINDHDVILVYGCSSLVNRTLCDAHAKQGRAFRVIVVDSRPRLEGRETLRRLVRHGIHCTYVMINAISYVLPEVSKVLLGAHALLANGSVMSRVGTSQIALVSKAYNVPVLVCCETYKFCERVQTDSFVSNELDDPDDLIVLRKGQAQLGGWAENKSLRLLNLVYDVTPPDLVDLVITDLGMIPCTSVPVVLRVKNVDQ
- the EIF2B4 gene encoding translation initiation factor eIF2B subunit delta isoform X2, with translation MAEREREGAIPEGAAPVAAGPQAPELSREEKLQLRKEKKQQKKKKRSEKGPSAEPAELGAPPEAGQPRAAQPTSPPAPADGPGDGEKPAGGKSKAELRAERRAKQEAERAQKLARKAELSQAATAAKPRQSPTEPQSMVKRLPEHVQVDDPAAQRKLAKKLERQQVPLRQDYGTKVNLFSHLHQYSRKKPLTQQMSIPSTVIHPAVMRLGLQYSQGIINGSNARCIALLEVFKQLIRDYSTPPNEELSRDLVAKLKPHISFLNQCRPLSASMGNAIKFLKKEISCLPDTLREDEAKEKLQDVIDKYLREKIVLAAEAISRSAFEKINDHDVILVYGCSSLVNRTLCDAHAKQGRAFRVIVVDSRPRLEGRETLRRLVRHGIHCTYVMINAISYVLPEVSKVLLGAHALLANGSVMSRVGTSQIALVSKAYNVPVLVCCETYKFCERVQTDSFVSNELDDPDDLIVLRKGQAQLGGWAENKSLRLLNLVYDVTPPDLVDLVITDLGMIPCTSVPVVLRVKNVDQ